A region of the Zymomonas mobilis subsp. mobilis ATCC 10988 genome:
TTGTTACCACGGTCGGTAATATATTCGACCCGTCCCCCATTCACCAAAACCCGACAATGCTCTAAATAATAGATATTTGCCCGTTTCGAATGTAAAATAGTTTTCAGATCGCCCGATGTTATTGGCTTCATAGAAAATCTTCTGTATCTACAATGGCTAATTTTATTATTAGAATGTAGACTGTTGTACATTTAAAATATTTTATAAATACTAAATAAAATCTGCATTTTATATATTTATGACATATAAATTTATCACGAGAATTTTTGAAATTACATTTTTAAAACAAATATTTAAGACTCTTATTTATTTAGGACGAGCAATCGTAAATATTACAAACAGAAATAAAATATTTAAATTTTTAAAAAATAAGACTTGTCACTAAATTTAGCTTTCATAAAAATTTTATCCAACAGGTCTTCATTTTTACTTTGGATACCAGAAGATAATAGCAACCATTCTTCTGCTCACTGAATGCCTCAAATGAACAGAAATATGGACATGCCCATCCACTATCATATCTTGACCAAGGAATACGGATAGAATGTCTCGCGCCCCTCATTCCGCCTCAAATATTCCCCAACCCCGCATTGCAGATTACCCAATTGATCCTGTTTTTCTGAAACGTTGGTCGCCCTTGTCTTTTTCCTCAGAGGAAATATCCAAAGACCAACTCTATTCCTTACTAGAAGCTGCGCGTTGGACGCCTTCCGCCTATAACTCACAACCTTGGCGTTTCGTCTATGCTATGCGGGACTCGGCGATCTGGTCGGGCTTTATCGATTTACTAATGGAAGGGAATCGCGGTTGGGCAAAACAGGCAGCGGCTATCATTTTCATTATTTCAAAAACAACGCTTTTATCTCCCATCAGCAATACAGAAAAAGACGCTCCAAGTCATAGTTTTGATGCTGGCGCCGCATGGATGGCAATGGCACTTCAGGCGACTCGAATGGGTCTCGC
Encoded here:
- a CDS encoding nitroreductase family protein encodes the protein MSRAPHSASNIPQPRIADYPIDPVFLKRWSPLSFSSEEISKDQLYSLLEAARWTPSAYNSQPWRFVYAMRDSAIWSGFIDLLMEGNRGWAKQAAAIIFIISKTTLLSPISNTEKDAPSHSFDAGAAWMAMALQATRMGLATRPMTGVYFDKARQLLKVPQNYHIDAAIAVGHPDTQSAPEESHSRRLKFSNMRHSIHDMSREGYFKF